In Sulfitobacter sp. LCG007, the sequence AAGCGCGGCCAGAGCGTGTTCTGGGTCTTCTGGTCGAAATAGATGACGACGTTGCGGCAGAAGATCGTGTCCATCTTCTGGCGCAACGGCCAGTCTCCGAGGAGATTCAGTTCGCGGAAGAGCACGAGCTTGCGCAGTTGGGGACATGCGACGTACTCGGTCTCGCTGCCAGCTGGACGCGGCTCGAAGTATTTCTTCAGCAGCGGCTCGGGGATTCCCGACACCATCTGCTGCGGATAGATGGCGGCGCTGGCGAATGCGACCACCTTCGGATCGATGTCCGTGCCCAGGATCCTGACGTCGGCAGAAGCGATATCGGGTATCTTTTCCAGCAGGCACATTGCGATGGAACAGGCTTCCTGACCGTTCGAACTGCCGGCCGACCACAGGCGCACCTTTCCGCCCGCGCGCAGCTTGCGGATCAGCTCGGGCACTATCTTTTCCTTGAGAATGTCGAAATGGTGCTCCTCGCGGAAGAAATGCGAAACGTTCGTGGTGAGCGCAGATATCATCTGCCGCCGTTCCTCGACCCCTGCATCCGAGCAGACGAAATCCGCATAGCTCTTGAAGTCGCTGGTTCCCATCGCACGCAGCCGGGGCCGAAGCCGCGACTGGATCATGGACGTCTTCTCGATCACGAGCTGCAGCCCGCTTTCTCGATACGCCAGATCGGCGAGCTTATGGAAGCTCTGCGGATCGAGCGCACCCTCCATCGTGCCGCCTTGTGAGGTTCCTGCCATCACGCGGCTGCGGATTGGGTAGAGTTGACGATAGAGCCAAGATCGAGCACGCGGATCATCCGCTCGTCGATGAGGGTCAGCGCGCTCACGACGTTCGGGATGGCGCTTGTCTGCATGTCAGGCGGCGGCTGAAGATCGTCAGCCGTAAGCGCGATGATGTCGGAGACGGCATCCACAAGCAAACCGGTCATCGCATCTTCGTGCTTGACCACGATGATGACGTTTCGGTCGGTGTGCTCGCGCGGGGTCAGGCCGAGCCTGAGAGCGAGATCCATCACCGGCAGTACCGTGCCGCGCAGGTTGATGACGCCCTTCATGTAACCGGGCGCATGCGGCAGGGGAGTGGCTCTGGTCCAGCCACGTATTTCGCGCACCGACATGATGTCGAGTGAATATTCCTGATCCCCAAGCCGGAAGGTCAGGAGTTCGATCGTGGCTGATGTGTCCTTGTCGCTCATGCGGAAAGTCCTGTCAGTGAAGGAGTGGCAGCCGCGCCGTGGCTGCCGATGGCGTTGCTGATGATGTCGGACGTGTCGACGATCAGGGCGATCTGGCCGTCACCCAGGATCGTCGCGGCGGCGATGCCCGGCGCGCGGTAGAAACTGTCGTCCAGCCCCTTGATCACCACCTGGCGCTGATCCTGGATGCTGTCGATGACGAGTGCCGCGTTGCTGCCGTCTTCCTGCGCGATCAGCAGCACGACGGTGCCGTCATAATCTGTGATCGGCTGTCGGTATCCGAGTTCCTTACCCAGGTCGAAGAGAGGCACAAAACCGCTGCGGACACGCACAACATAGGCACCGGGGCGTACCATCTCGACGTCTTTCGACGCCAGCGTCAGCGTTTCGACGACGACGCTTAGTGGCAGCACGAGCGTCTCGTCCGCGACCTGGACCACCATCCCGTCGAGAACGGCTAGGGTCAGAGGCAGCGAAATCGAGAACGTCGTGCCGACGCCAGGCGTTGACGAGATGGAGATACGTCCGCCCAGCGACTGGATCGAGGTTCGCACGACATCCATGCCGACTCCCCGTCCGGACAGATCGGAGATTACGCTTGCAGTCGAGAACCCCGGCAGGAAAAGCAGGTTGTCGATCTCGGTATCCGAAAGCTGGGCCTCCGCCGGTACCAGACCCTTTTCAATGGCGATCTCGAGCACACGCTTGCGGTTGATGCCACCACCGTCGTCGGAAACCTCGATCACCACGCGGCCAGAGCGGTGCGCGGCAGTGAGATTCACGCGCCCCTGTGCCGGCTTGCCGGCCGCCACCCGTTTTTCGGCGGATTCAAGGCCGTGATCGACAGCGTTCCGGATCATGTGGGTCAGCGGATCGGCAAGGCGCTCGATGACTGTCTTGTCGACCTCGGTGCTTTCTCCGACGGTATGGAGACGCACGTCCTTGCCGACGGCCGCGGACGCCTCGCGCACGATACGCGACATGCGCTGGAACAGCGATTTCACGGGCTGTGCCCGGATCATCATGACACTGTCCTGAATGTCACGGGTCAGGCGCTGGAACTCTTCGAGACCGTTCATGGCGTCCGAGTGCGGTGAAAGACCGGACTCCTCGAGGCTCTGCGCAAGCATCGCCTGGTTGATCACCAGTTCGCCGACCAGGTTCACGAGGCGTTCGATGCGGTCGATGTCGACCCGGACGACTGATTTGGCCGCAGCAGCCGCGCTAGCGCCCTTCTGCTCGCCTGAATTGTCTGCACTGCCGCCCGATCCTGCAGATGCAGGTGCCGCCGGGGCTTTTGCCGCTGGCGGGGCGCTTGCCTTATCCACCAGCGGTTGGACCAAAGGGCCCGGATCTGCCTCTGCAGGCTTTGCCGGTGGCGCCAGCGGATCGGTCGTATCCGAGGTATCAGTTCCCGTCTGCATGTCGGTCACCTCTTCCGCCGTCGATGAGGTCCCGGCGGTTTCATCTTCGATGCGGGTTATATTGAGCGTGCAAAGACCTTCGACGAATTCGAATACCGATGCGATCTCGGCCTCCTGAACATCGGCCTCAAGTTCAATGGTCCAGGACAGATAACTTGTCTCGGGCGCGAGCGAAGCAAAATCGGGGAGCCTCTCAGTGTGACAGGTGACCTGGCACTGGCCCATAGCATCGAGAGCGCGAAGCATGAGGAAAGGTTCGTTGCCCGTCTCAAAAAGCTCGTTTTCGGGGGTGAACTCGATCCGGAAGCGCGGCATTGCGGAAATCAGAGGTGGCAGATCGCCGCCACCGAAATCCAGATCCAGTGACAACCCGGCCGGCTGGAAATCGATTTCCTCCTCCGGCTCGGGTTCACGCTCGGAAGCGCCTTCTTCACCGAGAAGCGCATCGAGCGCCGCGAGAAGGGAGGCGGTTTCCGCTGTCGGAAGCTCTCCGGCGTCCCGGCTTATGCGCACCAGGTCGGACAGATGGTCGGCGCACTGGAAGAAAAGCCTGATCGCGTCGGCGTCCGGAGACATGCGTCCGGCACGAACCTCGTCGAGCACGGTTTCGAAGCGATGGGCAAACCTTACCAGCGCCTCGAGGCCGAAGGCACCGGCACCGCCCTTGATGGAATGGACCGCGCGAAAGACGACGTTGATCGTCTCGGACTCCTCGCCGCCCTCCTCCTCCATTGATTGCAGGCCGTCCTGCAGCGCCTCGAGCAGTTCTTCGCATTCGATGAAGAACGAGGCGCGGATTTCGGCCATAGGATCATTCTGAGCCATGCCTTTTTTCCCCTAACCTGCAACCATCTGCAACGCCCTGACCAGCTTTTCCGGGTCGAAGGGCTTGACGATCCATCCCGTGGCGCCGGCTTCGCGCGCCCGCGCCTTCAGCTCGGGAGCCGCCTCGGTCGTGAGCACCAGGATGGGTGTGGCGCGATGCTTGTCCTGGCTGCGGACCGCATCGATGAAACCGAAACCGTCCATCCGCGGCATGTTGATGTCCGTGATGATCGCATCTGGCTGGATACCGCCGAGGACCTCGATCCCGTGGACGCCGTCATCGGCGGTATGAACCGTGAAGCCGGCCGGCAGCAGGGCGAGGCGGATCATGTCGCGCATGGTGCGGCTGTCATCGACGGCGAGAATCTCAAGCGACATTTTGCCCCTCCGCGATGGATTCGGGCGATTGGCCCATGACCCTGAGTTGTTCGACCACCCGGTCGCTGGCATTCACCAGCGACACGTTGTGCCCGGCGGCGCGCACCGCAGTGGCTGCCGCGATCACCACCTGAAGGCAGAGCGCGCCGAAATATGTCACCTTGGACAGATCCAGAGTGATGTCGCGGTCGTGATCCTTGAGCGTTTCCATCAGCGTCGAAGCCGCTGGAAGATCAAGCCGCGGCGCAAGCACAACAGGCTCTGTCATCGCGCCACGCCGCTAGAAACGGGTTCGAATGTCGGCATTGCAATCTCCATCTCGGCGCTCCCTCGGATGAGGTTCGTTTTAGAGCGCGGTCCGTTAAGACCGCGTTACCTCGCGACCGATTCAGCACTTCGAAGGCAGAAAGTTGCGTTGCATGACGAAAAAGCCCCGCCGGACGGACCGGCGGGGCAAGGACGCGCGAAGTCGGGCGGAGTGCTAGCCGCGGCGGCGGCGTCCACCGGCACGGGCATCACGTCCGCGCCCTTCCTGCCCCTTTTTCGGGGCTTCCTTGTTGAACATGATCCAGGCGGTGCCATGGGGATCGTTGTTGGTCAGGAAATTCGCCGCACGGATCGCCTCCATCTCCTTGCCGGCACGAGCCCGGGTGGACCCGAGGCCCGTCAGACGGCAAAACGTCTCGGGATCCATGTCGTCGGGGATGACGATGCCGGCTTCCAGCAGTTCCTGCTTGCGTTCCTCGATCTTCGAGGCCGGCACCGGCAGGGCGATGGGGTTCATGATGGCCGATGTCATCCCAGCGGTCATCGCCATCGGAAGGAAGGCGTTGTTGATCCCGTGCCGGTTGGGCAGGCCGAAGGAAATATTCGAAGCGCCGCAGGTGGTGTTCACGCCCAGCTCCTCGCGCAGGCGGCGCACCAGCGCGAAGACCTGAAGGCCGGCCGTAGCCATGGCCCCGATAGGCATGACAAGCGGATCGACGACAATGTCATGGGCCGGAATGCCGAAATCCGCTGCGCGCTCGACGATCTTCTTGGCCACAGCGAAGCGCACGTCGGGGTCCTCGGATATGCCGGTATCGTCGTTGGAGATGGCGACCACGGGGACATTGAACTTCTTGACCAGCGGCAGGACGATCTCGAGGCGCTCTTCCTCTCCGGTCACCGAATTCAGCAGCGGGCGTCCCTCGCAGGCCTCGAGCCCGGCCTGAAGCGCTCCGGGCACCGAGCTGTCGATGCACAGCGGCACGTCCGTGATGGCCTGCACGCGGCTTATCAGTTCGCGCATCAACGGCGGCTCGACGAAGTTGTTGTCGGCATAGCGCGGATCTTCGGCCATCCTGTTGGTGAACACCGCCCCCGAATTGATGTCGAGCACGGTGGCGCCGGCTTCCACCTGCGCGAGGGCGTCGGCTTCCACGGTCGAGAAATCGCCTGCCTCGAGCTCGGCCGCGAGCTTCTTGCGCCCGGTGGGATTGATCCGCTCGCCGATCACGCAGAAAGGCTGGTCGAAGCCGATGATCGCGGTCTTCGATTTCGATTCTACGATGGTACGGGTCATGTGGGCACTCCTTTGAGACGCCGGAGTTCATCCTCCAGCGCGGGGTCTGTGAAATCCTGGATCGAGGCGTGGGCGCCTTCGGCAAGGGCGGCTTCCCGGGTCAGCGCTGACCTTACGGCGACGGTGCGCGCGCCCGACCCGACGGCGGCGCGGATGCCGGAGGGGCTGTCCTCGAACGCGATGGCGGTCTGCGGCGTCACGCCGAGCTGCTCCATCGCGTGGACGTAGGGATAGGGATCGGGTTTGCCGCGCGGGCATTCCTCTCCGATCACCAGAAGGTCGAAATGCGCGCGCAGGCCGATCGCCTCGAGCATCGCCTCGGCATTGGGACGCATGGCATTCGTCACGACAGCCATCGGCCAGCCTGCTTCGGTCGCCCGTTCGACCAGCGCCACCACACCGGGCATGGCCGGGTAGGGGCGGGGCAGACGGCGCCGGAACTCGGCTTCCTTCTCGTCGCTGAGGCGTATCGGGTCTGGCTCGTCGGGCAGCCATTCGGCGAAGAAATCGGCGTTGAGGCGCCCGTGTATGTGATCGCGGTAGAAATCCTCGGTCACCTCGATCCCGCGCGGTCCCAGCATGTCGACAAAGACCTGCCGGTGGATCGCATCGGTATCGAGCATCGTGCCGTCCAGATCGAAGAGCAGTGCAGGCATCAAACCGTTGCAGCCGCGGGAACCGCTGACGCGCCCCCGTTCTCGATGGTCCAGACGGCATTGGTCCTGATCCCGCCAAGGGGGAAGAAATGGACATTCGTGATGTTGAAGTCCGGGTGGGCGGCCCTGTAGGCGGCGAGCTCTGCGACGATCTCGGTCGGCTCATAGGGCAGCAGCAGCTTGGTCACGTCCATGGCGCGCTTCTGCAACACCTTGAGCGAAGGCCCGACACCGCAGGCGACGGCGAACTTGATCAGGGTCTGGAGCTTCGCGGGCCCGGCGATGCCGATATGGATCGGCAGGGTGATGCCCTCGGCCTTGAGCGCCTCGGCCCAGTCGATGATCGGTTTCGCCTCGAAGGCGAACTGGGTCGCGATGGCCATCTTCGCATCGGTGCGCGACTGGAAGGCGTTCTTCCATTTCATCGCCGCCGTCACGTTGGTCGTTCCGCCTTTCGGATCGATGTCGCGGTTGCCTTCCGGATGGCCGGCCACGTGCAGGCGCCGAAAACCGGCCTTGTCGAACAGGCCCGTCTCCATCAGCTGCATGGAGCTGTCGAACTCTCCGGCCGGCGTCGCCACGCCCCCGGCAAGCAGCAGCGCCTGCTTCACATCCGCCTCACCCTGGTAGCGCGCGATCCAGTCGGCCAAGGTCGCCTTGTCCTTGATGATGCGCGCCGGGAAATGCGGCATGACCGGATAACCCTCGGCATGGATCCGTTTCGCCGTCGCCACCATGTCCGCGATCGGCGTGCCTTCGATATGGGCGATGTAGACGCGCGTTCCGGCGGGCAGCAGCTCGCGAAAGCTGTCGACCTTCTCGGCGGTGCGCGGCATCACCTCGATGGAAAAGTCCTTCAGGAAGGCCTCGACCGCCGGTGTGGGCGTGGGCGGTGTCGATGCATCATCCTTGCGCTTGAAGTTCAGCAGGGCCATGAGGCGTTCCTTTCGGGCCAGGAGGGCGGTGAAGTCGATGATCGACAGGGTCAGGCCCAGCCGTCGTTGGCGATGAGCGTCTTGATCCGCTCCCGGTCGTATTCCGCATCGAGCCGCGCCGCCTCGGCCTCGGCGATGGCTTCGGGGTCGCCCTCCATCTCGAAAGGTGGCGCCTTGCGCCATTCGGCAAGATAGTCGTCCGTTCCGTCCGCTCCCACCTTCATCGCGGCCCGGTCGATCGCCTGCTCGAAACGCTCCGGCAGCTGCCGCTTGGAGCCGCGACGGCCCTTGCCCACGATGACCTGGGCCGGGATATCGCGCCAGTAGACGATGGTGACTTCGGGCATCTGCGACTCACTCCGCTTTGGCGCATTCAATACGCGCTCGTGACGTGCCTTCTGCGCCGGATTTCGACTGAACACGCATCTTGAGCGACGCGCAGGCACTCTACCCCGTTCGCGCCCGGTCCGCGACCCGTGGTCATACCCGAAATCGCCATGACCATTATGAGGGGCGTCGAAGGTTGCGGGGGCGCCAAGCCGGGGCCTATTGCGCATGCGCGTTCAAGTGCATAGCTTTGGGGCAACTCGAAATGAAAGGCGCGACAGATGGCGCCAAAGCGTCCCGATGGTGCGGGCGCACTCGAAACCAGGGCGGATCTGAGTCCCGCGCCAGTCCCGTCAGACGGAGGCGAGCTTTATGCCGCCCTCGATCTGGGCACAAACAGTTGCCGCATGCTGATCGCCCGTCCCCGCGGGCGCGGCTTTCACGTGGTCGACAGTTTCTCCAAATCCGTCCAGCTCGGCGCCGGGCTTGAACATACCGGCCGCCTGTCGCGCGGATCGATGGCGCGCACGGTGCAGGCGCTGCGGATCTGCCAGCAGAAGCTGAGGCGCAACAAGGTGCGCAAGATGCGGCTGGTGGCGACCGAGGCCTGCCGCCGGGCCCTGAACGCGGACGAGTTCCTGCAGCGCGTCAAGAACGAGACAGGGCTTCGGCTCGACATCATCAAGCCCGAGGAAGAGGCGCAGCTCGCCGTCATCTCCTGCGCCCCGCTGGTCAACCGCAAGACCGAGAACCTGCTGGTGGTCGATATCGGCGGCGGCTCTACCGAGCTGGTGTGGATCGACCTCTCCGCCGTGCCCAAGGACGACCGGGCCCGCGCCATCATGCGCCTTCAGAACGGCTTTCACGCCGCCCGCCCGGATGTTCCGTCGGCCCGGGTCGTCGACTGGATATCGGTGCCGCTCGGGGTGGCGACGCTGCGCGACCAGTTCGCCGACGTCGAGGACGATTCGGCCCGCTTCGCGCTGATGAGCTGGTTCTTCGAGGAAAATCTCAACGACTTCACCCCCTATCACAATTCCCAGCCGACCGAGAAATTCCAGATCGTCGGGACCTCGGGGACGGTCACGACCGTGGCGGCCAGCCATCTCGGGCTCAAGCGCTACGATCGCACCAAGGTCGACGGGCTGCGGATGAGCTCGGAACAGATCGACCGCGTGATCCGCAGCTACCTCGCCCTCGGTCCGGACGGGCGCAAGGCCGATCCGCGGATCGGGATGGACCGCCAGGCGCTGATCATGTCGGGTGCCGCCATTCTTCAGGCATTGATGCGCTGCTGGCCGACCGACCGGCTGTCGGTTGCAGATCGAGGGTTGCGCGAGGGGCTGCTCTACGCGCAGATGAGCGCGGACGGCGTGTTGGAAGACGGAGCGCTCTGATGGCAAAGGAACCCGGCAGCAGCCGCACGAAGAACAGTTCGGGCAGGGGCCAACGCGACCTGAAGGTCAAGGTCAAGACGGCGCGGGGGCGAAAGCTCAGCTCGACCCGCTGGCTCCAGCGCCAGCTCAACGACCCTTACGTCAAGCGCGCGAAGGCCGAGGGCTATCGTGGGCGCGCGGCCTTCAAGATCCTCGAGCTTGACGAAAAGTACCGCTTTCTGGTGCCGGGTGCGCGGGTGGTCGATCTTGGCGCGGCGCCGGGTGGCTGGTGCCAGGTCGCGGTCGAGCGGGTCAACGCGCTCGGCGAGAAGTCCGGCAAGGCCGTGGGCACGGTTCTGGGCGTGGATCTTCAGGAGATGGAGCCGATCGCGGGCGCCGAGCTGCACCAGCTGGATTTCCTTGCCGAGGACGCTGACCGGATGGTGCGCGACTGGCTGGGCGGCAAGGCCGACGTGGTGATGTCGGACATGGCGGCGGCGAGTTCGGGGCACAAGCAGACGGACCATCTGCGCATCGTGGCGCTTTGCGAGGCGGCGGCGGATCTCGCCTTCGACGTGCTCGAGGAGGGCGGTACCTTCGTGGCCAAGGTTCTGGCCGGCGGCGCCGAGGGCACTCTGCAGGCGATCCTGAAAAAGCGCTTTGACAAGGTCGCCAACGTGAAGCCGCCCGCAAGCCGGTCGGACAGTTCCGAGAAGTTCGTCGTCGCGACCGGTTACCGCCCGCCAGCCGACTGATCCGGTTTACGTCAAATTAATTCGACGCATGTCAATCCACTGCCATTGATGCGCCCGTCGGCGCATCCCGGAGTCACGGAAGGATCCGCACATGCTGCACCGCTTTACCGCCATTGCCCCGATTGTCCTTGCGGCTGGGCTCGCCACCGCTGCCGAGGCACCGGCTGATATGCAAGCCTATGTCGAACAGGATGTCATGACATGGGCCATGACCCCCCTGATCGTGGCTGCAATAAACGCCCAGAACGCGCGCACCGCCGGGGCCACGCAGGAAGAAATCGACGGTTGGGACACGGAATGGGCGGCCCAGGTGGGAACCGGGACACAACCGCTGGTCGATTCGGTCGTGACAGGCCCGGTTTCCGACTTCCTGCGCTCGCAGGTGGACGCGTCCAGCGGGATCATCACAGAGGTGATCGTGATGGACTCGCGGGGTCTCAACGTCGCGGCAAGCGGCCCGACCTCCGACTACTGGCAGGGCGACGAGGCGAAGTACTCCAAGACCTATTCCGTGGGCCCGGGTGCGATATTCGTCGACGAGGTCGAATTCGACGAGAGTTCGCAGACCTATCAGGGTCAGGCCTCGATAACCATCACGGATCCCGCGACGGGCTCGGCCATCGGCGCGATGACCATCGGCCTCAACGCCGAAATGTTCTTCTGAACGGTTCCCCCGGACCCCGGAACGCCCGACCGATGCAGTCGGACGGCGTTCCGGCTCTTCGACGCGACGACCTGCGCGATAGCCACGCTGTGCGTCAGACCGGATCCGTCGTGCCGGTCGCGATCATGCGCAATGCGGTGAGGCCGGGAATGAAGAAATACTCGCCCCCCCGCGTCGTCACGAATTGCGGCAGGCCGGTCACGATATAGGGCGCGTCGTCGCTGTCGGGATCGGCCTGGACCACGAACTTGGACCCCTCGGGCCTCGTGCCGAGCAACGGACAGGTGTCGTTGCCCGAGTTGTTGTCCATGCCGTAGTTGATCCATTGCTGAAGCACGAACTCGAACTGGCGTTCGAGGTTGGCGCAGACGGCGATGAAGATGATGCCATGCTCACCGTCGGCCCCGGTCGCATCGGGATCGAAACTGCCGTAGGGAAGTCCCCGGCGCAGGATGCGCCGCCGGTTGGAAAGCGACGAGCCGTTGTAGGTATCCGGCGTTCCGGCATAGAGGCTGGGATCGAGATGGTCGCGCACGTTGCCGCGCCGGATATGCGCTCCGATAGGACAGCGGATACCTGCCTTGTCATCACGGTAGCTGAAGTCGGCCAGCTTTTCCTTCCATGCCTGGACCCGCGCCTCCTGGTCCTGATTGCGATCCTTGCGACCTCGCAGGGCGGCAACGTCGGCCCATTCCCGCTCGAATGCCTGAAGATCCTCCCAGGTCGGCGCAACCGAGAGCGGGACGCCGTTGGACCAGCGTCCGATCATCTTCGCCCGCAGGGTCTGATCGGCCACCTCATCGTCGATGCCGCGCGCAGCGGCAAAGCGTCTTGCCTCGGCGCCCATGAACTCCGCAAACGCTCCCACATCCTGGTGCAGCTTCCGGAATGCCATGAACGAGCCGTTTCGCGTGAGTGAATCCGGTTTTGACGCGCGGGTCATCTCCTGGGATTCGTCCACATGGCCGATCACGAATTCACCCGTTGCAAGCGGCCCCCACTTGCCGTCCGCCGTCAGCTTGCCGCGCCCCTTGACCCGCCGCCTTTGGGCCTCGGGCGTGAACTGGCCGATGAAGACCGGATCCCCGACACCATCGACGAAGCCGAAATGCTCGCGGGGATCGATCCTCTTGCGGCCATCTCCGGCATCCAGCAGCAGGGCGCCTGCCTGCTGGAAATCGCTCTCCGTTGGCCCGTGTCCGGACAGCAACGAAACCCCGCCGCCGAGTTCCGCCACCAGATCGCGCAGCATCGCGCTGCGCTCATCGAACTCGGGAACCGGGGTGCCGTCATCCCGCATCCGCGCGCTGACCGAAACCAGTATGTGGATCGCGGCCTCGGGAAGCTGCACGCCATCTCGCCACACCCTGTCCCAACGGTCTATTCCGCTGTCGCCCTCGTCCCCCAGCAGCGGCGCGCGGTGGTGCATGCCCTGCAAAAGCGGCTCGGGCAGGCTGCGCAGGGACTCTCCGGGCAATCCCAGCGCCGCGAGCCCCCTGGCGGAAATCGCGATGTTCAATGTCACCTTCGGGCGCGGCACGCCTCTCTGGTGGCTGTCGTCAGGGCCGCCTTCCCAGCGTTCGGCCGTCGTGACAAGCGGCGCGAGCTTGCGCAGGAACCGCCGACCAGCCTCGGCTTCGGCCACGTGAAACAGGAAGTAGCGGGCATGCGGAAACCCGAAGCGGCCATAGGCGCGCACGATGTTGCCTTGAATGTCGGCAAGTTCGAGACGTTCGGTCATCAAGGATCTCCCGGCGCCGTCAGCACGCCCGGAGGCTGGGTCGGACCGAGCAGGTTGTCGGGGCGGTGCGTCTCGAGGAATTTTCCGAATGCACTGTGCAACTGTGCCGCGTCCCGGCCTTGCGCATCGACGACGAAACCGACGAATTTCTGTTGCATGTAAAGGGCTTTCCGGACGGAGTTGATGTCGCTATGGGGGGCCGCGGGCCAGATCTTCAGTCCTTCGCGGATCACCAGCCAGATCCCCATGACCACAATCGCCGCGATCGCCAGCAGGAACAGCCTGATCCCGGTGAAAGGCCAGGCGCCTCCGAACCACAGCGCCAGCGCGCCGGCGATCACCGCCGCCGCTCCGATGCCGAAATACCGCGGCAGATCCCAGACCGGCAGGTCGCCCGTCCAGTAGTCGGTATATGGCATCGTCGTTTCGACCTGATGCGTCTTGATGAAGGCGGCGAAGCTCTCGGCATCCGTCACCGCGTCGAAACCCCTTGTCGGGCCGATGATCAAACGCAGCTCGTCGTCCATCGCGGTCCACATCCCCCGCAGATAGCTGTCGAGATGCATCTCGTCGGGCGAGGGCGCGTCGAAATCGGCCATGAGCACCAGGAACGGCGCCGAAAGGCGGTCTATGGGCTGCGGAGTCAGCAGATTGGCGCGAAGCAGCAGGTCCCGGATCGCATTCGACCGGCGCCGTCCGTTGTAGCGCAACTGATCGAGGACGAAGAGGCGGATGAAATGCGTCCGCGGTACCCGCGCAAAGGGGCTCATCAGGCCGCTCTCGACGCTTGGCTGGTCCTGCTGGGCGACCGGCAGGGTGGCAAGCACGTCGCGCACGATCTGTTCAGGGACCTGCCGCGCGCCGTTCGGCTGCGCGACAGGGTCGGTGCCAAGCGGGATGAGGGCGGTCAGGAAGTAGCGGCCTCCGTCGAAATTCATTTCAGGATCCTCATGCCGCCGCAGACGGTTTCCA encodes:
- a CDS encoding protein-glutamate O-methyltransferase CheR produces the protein MAGTSQGGTMEGALDPQSFHKLADLAYRESGLQLVIEKTSMIQSRLRPRLRAMGTSDFKSYADFVCSDAGVEERRQMISALTTNVSHFFREEHHFDILKEKIVPELIRKLRAGGKVRLWSAGSSNGQEACSIAMCLLEKIPDIASADVRILGTDIDPKVVAFASAAIYPQQMVSGIPEPLLKKYFEPRPAGSETEYVACPQLRKLVLFRELNLLGDWPLRQKMDTIFCRNVVIYFDQKTQNTLWPRFRAQLGEDGYLFLGHSERIVSPESMGFCNAGPTAYRPVGSNRSASAGN
- a CDS encoding chemotaxis protein CheA, which gives rise to MAQNDPMAEIRASFFIECEELLEALQDGLQSMEEEGGEESETINVVFRAVHSIKGGAGAFGLEALVRFAHRFETVLDEVRAGRMSPDADAIRLFFQCADHLSDLVRISRDAGELPTAETASLLAALDALLGEEGASEREPEPEEEIDFQPAGLSLDLDFGGGDLPPLISAMPRFRIEFTPENELFETGNEPFLMLRALDAMGQCQVTCHTERLPDFASLAPETSYLSWTIELEADVQEAEIASVFEFVEGLCTLNITRIEDETAGTSSTAEEVTDMQTGTDTSDTTDPLAPPAKPAEADPGPLVQPLVDKASAPPAAKAPAAPASAGSGGSADNSGEQKGASAAAAAKSVVRVDIDRIERLVNLVGELVINQAMLAQSLEESGLSPHSDAMNGLEEFQRLTRDIQDSVMMIRAQPVKSLFQRMSRIVREASAAVGKDVRLHTVGESTEVDKTVIERLADPLTHMIRNAVDHGLESAEKRVAAGKPAQGRVNLTAAHRSGRVVIEVSDDGGGINRKRVLEIAIEKGLVPAEAQLSDTEIDNLLFLPGFSTASVISDLSGRGVGMDVVRTSIQSLGGRISISSTPGVGTTFSISLPLTLAVLDGMVVQVADETLVLPLSVVVETLTLASKDVEMVRPGAYVVRVRSGFVPLFDLGKELGYRQPITDYDGTVVLLIAQEDGSNAALVIDSIQDQRQVVIKGLDDSFYRAPGIAAATILGDGQIALIVDTSDIISNAIGSHGAAATPSLTGLSA
- a CDS encoding virulence factor, producing the protein MPEVTIVYWRDIPAQVIVGKGRRGSKRQLPERFEQAIDRAAMKVGADGTDDYLAEWRKAPPFEMEGDPEAIAEAEAARLDAEYDRERIKTLIANDGWA
- a CDS encoding methylenetetrahydrofolate reductase — encoded protein: MALLNFKRKDDASTPPTPTPAVEAFLKDFSIEVMPRTAEKVDSFRELLPAGTRVYIAHIEGTPIADMVATAKRIHAEGYPVMPHFPARIIKDKATLADWIARYQGEADVKQALLLAGGVATPAGEFDSSMQLMETGLFDKAGFRRLHVAGHPEGNRDIDPKGGTTNVTAAMKWKNAFQSRTDAKMAIATQFAFEAKPIIDWAEALKAEGITLPIHIGIAGPAKLQTLIKFAVACGVGPSLKVLQKRAMDVTKLLLPYEPTEIVAELAAYRAAHPDFNITNVHFFPLGGIRTNAVWTIENGGASAVPAAATV
- a CDS encoding chemotaxis protein CheW, which gives rise to MSDKDTSATIELLTFRLGDQEYSLDIMSVREIRGWTRATPLPHAPGYMKGVINLRGTVLPVMDLALRLGLTPREHTDRNVIIVVKHEDAMTGLLVDAVSDIIALTADDLQPPPDMQTSAIPNVVSALTLIDERMIRVLDLGSIVNSTQSAAA
- a CDS encoding HAD family hydrolase, which encodes MPALLFDLDGTMLDTDAIHRQVFVDMLGPRGIEVTEDFYRDHIHGRLNADFFAEWLPDEPDPIRLSDEKEAEFRRRLPRPYPAMPGVVALVERATEAGWPMAVVTNAMRPNAEAMLEAIGLRAHFDLLVIGEECPRGKPDPYPYVHAMEQLGVTPQTAIAFEDSPSGIRAAVGSGARTVAVRSALTREAALAEGAHASIQDFTDPALEDELRRLKGVPT
- a CDS encoding STAS domain-containing protein, giving the protein MTEPVVLAPRLDLPAASTLMETLKDHDRDITLDLSKVTYFGALCLQVVIAAATAVRAAGHNVSLVNASDRVVEQLRVMGQSPESIAEGQNVA
- a CDS encoding response regulator — encoded protein: MSLEILAVDDSRTMRDMIRLALLPAGFTVHTADDGVHGIEVLGGIQPDAIITDINMPRMDGFGFIDAVRSQDKHRATPILVLTTEAAPELKARAREAGATGWIVKPFDPEKLVRALQMVAG
- a CDS encoding methyltetrahydrofolate cobalamin methyltransferase, coding for MTRTIVESKSKTAIIGFDQPFCVIGERINPTGRKKLAAELEAGDFSTVEADALAQVEAGATVLDINSGAVFTNRMAEDPRYADNNFVEPPLMRELISRVQAITDVPLCIDSSVPGALQAGLEACEGRPLLNSVTGEEERLEIVLPLVKKFNVPVVAISNDDTGISEDPDVRFAVAKKIVERAADFGIPAHDIVVDPLVMPIGAMATAGLQVFALVRRLREELGVNTTCGASNISFGLPNRHGINNAFLPMAMTAGMTSAIMNPIALPVPASKIEERKQELLEAGIVIPDDMDPETFCRLTGLGSTRARAGKEMEAIRAANFLTNNDPHGTAWIMFNKEAPKKGQEGRGRDARAGGRRRRG